Sequence from the Pyrobaculum neutrophilum V24Sta genome:
CACCTTTATCCTAGGCGGAGGCCTAAGCCTCACATCGCCCTCTCCGCCACCAGTTTTTCAATGTTTTCCACGTACCTCCTCGCCTGCTCCGGCAGATACCGGTGGATGTCCGTCGTCACGAACCCCCTCACGAGGATAGACACGGCCTCCTCGTAGGTGAAGCCCTTTGCCATGAGGTAGTTGATCTCCTCCTCGGCAAGCCTGCCGATGGAGGCCTCGTGGGTAAGCGCCGCGTCTCTGTGATACGCCGCCAACTGCGGAACAGTCACAGCCCTCGCGCCGTCTGAGAGAAGCAGGCCGCTACACTCCACGTGGCCCCTAGACGGCTTGTAGGCCTCCACCAGCGCCCGCATGACGACGCTGGAGCTGTCCGCCGCCAGAGCCCTCGTGGTCAGCTCAGCCGCGGCCCCGTCGCCCTCCAGCACAGCTGTGGTGCCCACGTCGATCTTCGCCCTCCCAAGCCCCAGGAGGACCGAGGTGGCGTGGGCCCTCGCCCCGTCCTTCAACACGATCCTCGGGCTTGTCTGGAGGGAATCCACCTCCTGGAGGTTGGCGTAGTACTCCACGTACTCCCCGCCCTCCTCCACCAGCACCCCCGTGCGCGGCCTCACGTGGGCCGCCCTAGCCCAGCTGTGCACCATGATGAAGCGGAGCTTAGCCCCCCTCAACACGTAGAACTCCGACACCGCGGCGTGGAGCCCCACGGCCTCCGGCGCAATAACGCAGCCCGTGTAGACCACCGCCTCCGCCCCCTCCTCCACCACAACCACGTTGTGCGGAGCCTGGAGGCCGCCGCGGACGATGGAGAGACACGCCAGCACCGGCTCCCTCACCTTAGCCCCGGCCTTAACCCTAACCACATACCCCCCGACTCCCCTGAGCGCCGCCACGGCCGTGTATTTGTCCAAGTCGGGGGGCACGAGGCGCCAGAGGTACTCCCTGGCGAGGTCCGGGTGGGCGTCGGCGAACTCCTCCACCCTATACACCTCCACCCCCGGGAGGCGGCTCAGGTACCTAAAGTAGGCGTTGTCCCCCTGTATATAGTAGGCGGGCGCCCCCGCGGACACGCCCACCCTCCCCGCCGCCTCCGCCACAGCCCCCTCCCCAGCCGGCCCGCCCCCGTCGCCGAACTGCGCCACGTCCACGTCAGGACCATAAGGGGCGGGGCGGCCAAGCGCCGCCTTAGCCCTCTCCCTAACCTCCTCAAGCCACCCCCGCGAAGCCATGGGCAAGCACCTCCTCCGCCAGCTCCCGCCCCCCGCACCTCCTCAGCCCCCCGCCGTAGAGGACGCAGACCTTGTCCGGGGGCAGGTGCCTAGCTATGTGGGCCCCGTGGGTAACCACGACGAGCGCCGCCTCCTCCGCCAGCTTCCTCAACGCGCGCGCCACCACCTGGAGGCTGTCCACGTCTACGCCGCTGTCGGGCTCGTCCACAAGCGCCGCCTTCGGCCTACGGGCCAACACCGTGGCCAGCTCCACCCTCTTCCCCTCGCCGCCGGACAGCCTCCCCACCTCCCGCTCCAGGAGGTGCTCCACCTCCACAGCCCTAGCCACCTCCCGGACGTCGCACCCCCACTTCCTACATATGTTGCCCAGGAGGGCCCCCACCCTCACCCCCTGTAGCCGCGGCGGGGTCTGGAAGGCCAGGGCGAGGCCCCTAGCCGCCCTCTCGTGGGGCCTAAGCCTGGACAGATCCTCGCAGTCTAGGAGGACCCTCCCCTCCGGCGCTTCGTAGCCCGGGATCCCCATCAACGCCTTGAGGAGGCTGGACTTCCCCACGCCGTTGGGGCCGAGGATGTACACGGCCTCCCCCCTCGCCGCGGAGAAAGAAACGCCGCGTAGCAGCTCCCTCCCCCCAACCCACACGGAGAGGCCCTCCACCACAAGCACGTGGGGAAAAAGAGTGCGGCGTTTTATATATCTCGGTGCAGAATTTACACCTTCTGAAGCACCTCGGCGATCTTCCTAATCCGCTCCCTGTGGGGCGCAACCCTCTCGGGCTCCGTGGCGGCCACGTCGGCTAGATAGAGGGCCCAGCTCTCCAGCTCCTCCACCACCTCCTCCACGCTCCTCGGCCCGCCCAGCCTCGGCCCCCTAGCCCAGGGGATCAGCTTGGCGGCCCGCCGCCCCGCCTCAGTCAGCTCGTACCGCCCGTCCTCCCTCCGCCTCGCCAGCCCCTCCGCCTCCAGTTGCCTCAGCAGGGGGTAGACCGAGCCGGGCGAGGGCCTCCAGAACCCCCACGTCACCTCCTCCACAGCCCTAATCAGCTCAGCCCCGTTCATAGGCCGGTCGGACAGCAACCACAGCGCCACCTCCCTCAGCCCCTTCCTAGATATGAACGCCCACGGGGGAGGCCCCATGTATCCACGAAACAGCCGCCTTTATAAGCTTTTTCGGATTCGATATCGAATCCGATAGTCAACGGATTTATACCCCCCGCCCCCCGCCGCCGTGAGGCTCCTCACCTTCAGAAGAGGAGAGGTCAGGAAGGTCGGCCTCCTAAGAGGCGGAAGGGTGCTGGACCTCCCCGAGGCCTACAAGGCCACCTTCGGCACCGAGGAGGCCCCCGACTTCCTCTACGACATGAGGCGCCTCATCGCCCTCGGCGACCCCGCCCTCGACGTCGTGAGGAGGCTGGAGAGGGAGGCCAAGGGCCCCCTCTACCAACCCGCCGAGGTGAGGTGGGAGCCCCCCGTCCCAAACCCCGAGAAGATACTCTGCGTAGCCGTCAACTACAGGGCACACGGCGCCGAGACCGGCCTGGAGCCCCCCGACAAGCCCTACTTCTTCCCCAAGTTCCCAAACGCGCTGGTGGGCCACGAGGGCTACGTGCTGAAGCACAGGGTGGTGCAGAAGCTGGACTGGGAGGTGGAGCTGGTGGTGGTGATGGGGCGCCCCGGCAAATACGTGGATCCCGAGAGGGCCCTCGACCACGTCTTCGGCTACACCGTCGGGCTCGACATGTCCATGCGCGACTGGCAGAACCCAGACGAGAAGACGGCCAGGCAGTACGGCAAGAACTGGATATGGGGCAAGACCATGGACACGGCGGCGCCCGTGGGCCCCCACATCGTGACGAAGGACGAGGTGCCGGACCCCAACAAGCTGGCGCTGAGGCTTTGGGTAAACGGCCAGCTGGAGCAGGAGGGCAACACCTCCCACCTCATCTTCAACGTCCAGCAGCTGATACACTGGGCCTCCCAGGGCATAACCCTACGCCCCGGCGACCTCATCTTCACCGGCACGCCCCCCGGCGTGGGGTGGGCCAAGGGGAGGTACCTCAAGGGAGGCGACGTGGTGGAGGCCGAGGTGGAGTCCATAGGCCTGCTGAGGGTCTACATCGCGGAGGAGTAGCTACAGCACCACCAACCTCCTCAGCACCTCCGCCCTATCCACCCTAACCCCCCCGAACCTAGAACCCAACACGAAGACCCTGCCCCCCACCTCAAGCCCCGACAGATCCAGCCGCCCCCCCGACGACTCCACCACAGCCACGTCCCCCTCCACCCGACCCCCCGACAGGTCCACGTCCCCCCTCACCCGCGAGAGAGACACGGCGTACGCCCGCGCCCCCGCCGCCACATCACCCCTAAAGCCGTCCACCGCCACCTCACCAGCGGCAGAGGCGCCGGAGAGGTCCAAGGCCCCAGACGAGTCCACAACGACGACGTGCCCCCCGACCCGCGCCCCCCTAGCCGAGATGCGGCCCTCGACGGAGGCGGCGAAGAAGCTGTAGGCCACGCCGCCCGAGAAGTAGACGCCCCCCGCCGCCTGGTCGATATATATGTGCCGGAAGCGGGCCCCCTCCAGGTATATATCACCCCTCACGCTGTACACGAAGAGGTCAACCCCCCGCGCCCCCCTCAGATCCACATCCCCAACCACGAACTCCACCACAAGAGGCCCGTAGATCCTAGCCCCCCTAAGCCTAGGCGCCACCTCCACAGCCTCGCCCCCAGGCAGGCTACACCCCTCGCAGTCAGCCGTAAAGACAAGCTGCCGGCGGCACGCCGGATCCCTCACACACCCCGGGTCGTGATACGGACAGAGGCCTCCCTCCCCAGCCGGCCGGCCACAGAAGCACCTCACCCCCGCCCCCCGGAGGCTGAGTTAAAAGCTTGACCCCAGCCGGGGCAGCCCTCTGGAGAAGAGGCGCATGTGGACAAGCGTGCTCCGGCGGCCGCGCCCGAGGGGCCCGGCGGGTCTGCCGGCGGCTCCGGCTGGGCTGAAGCGCTGACCTTTAAAACCCCCGGCCGCCCGCCATACGTGGCGGTCTTCCTCATGTCTATCAAGCCCCAGCTCGGCCGGCAGATCCTCGCCGGCCAGAGGAGGTGCGAGCTGAGGAGGCTCGCGGGGCCTCTGGTGCAGCCCGGAGACGCGGTCTACCTCTACTTCACCAAGCCCGCCGCCGCCGTGGCAGGCCGCTTCACGGCGGGCCTAGTCTTCATAGCCCCACCCCGTAGCCTCCCCCGCCTCCTCCAGCAGCTGGGGGACTGCGGCGTCGGCGAAGAGGACACGAGGCGCGTCCAGGGCGCCCGCTACGCCGTGTTGATAGAGGCGAGGAGCCCAGCCCCCTGCGCCGCCCCCGTCCCCCCAGCCGCCGCCGGGCTGAGGCCGCCCCCCAGCTACAGGAGGCTGGACCCCCGCTCCGCCGCCCGCCTAGAGGCCCTCTGCAGAGGCGAAAAGATATAAGGACCCCCGCCGGCGGGGGCATGAGGTACCCCGCCGCCAGGCCCCGCCGCCTAAGGACAAGCAAAATCGTTAGAGACGCGGTGGCGGAGACAGCCCTGGACCCCGGCGACTTCATCTACCCCATCTTCGTCAAGGAGGGCCCCGGCCCCGAGGCCATACCCACCATGCCCGGCCAACACCGGTGGCCCGTCGGCGAGGAGCTCGTCAAACACGTGGAGGAGGCCCTCGCCCTGGGAGTCAACAAGTTCATCCTATTCGGCGTGGTGCCCGAGGAGCAGAAAGACCCCCACGGCTCCAGGGGCTACGACCCGGAGGGCCCCGTCCCCAAGGCCCTCCGCCTCCTAAAGGAGACCTTCGGCGACAAGGCGCTCCTCTTCGCAGACGTCTGCCTCTGCGAATACACAGACCACGGACACTGCGGCGTGGTAGAGACCGCCGGCGGCAGGTGGCACGTCGACAACGACAAGACCATAAAGCTCTACGCCAAGGAGGCCCTCGTGTACGCAGACGCCGGCGCCGACTTCGTCGCCCCAAGCGGCATGATGGACGGCCAGGTGGCCGAGATCAGAAAAGCCCTAGACGCCCACGGCTTCCACCACGTGGGCATCATGGCATACAGCGCCAAATACGCCTCAGCCTTCTACGGCCCCTTCCGCACAGCCGCCGCCTCAGCCCCCAAATTCGGCGACAGGAGGACATACCAGATGGACCCCAGAAACGCCCACGAAGCCCTCAAAGAAGTCGCCATGGACCTGGAGGAGGGCGCAGACATAGTCATGGTAAAGCCAGCCCTCGCATACCTAGACGTAATCCGCCTAGTAAAACAGCACTACCCCTGGGCCCCCCTAGCCGCCTACAACGTCTCCGGAGAATACGCCATGGTAAAAGCCGCCGCAGCCGCCGGATACATAGACGAGAAGGTCACCACGCTGGAGATCCTAACCGCAATAAAAAGGGCAGGCGCAGACTTAATCCTCACCTACCACGCCCCAGAAGCCGCAAAATGGCTAAAAGACGGCACCCCCTTCTAGTCCCCACCTAAGCCGCGGCCACCCCCCGCTCCACAAGCCCGAGCGGCACCCCGCGCAGACCCCGAAGCCCACAGGCCGGAGGCCAATGGGGCACAAACCACGCCGGGCCACCGCCGCGGCATGCCGACGCCGCCAC
This genomic interval carries:
- a CDS encoding SufD family Fe-S cluster assembly protein, whose translation is MASRGWLEEVRERAKAALGRPAPYGPDVDVAQFGDGGGPAGEGAVAEAAGRVGVSAGAPAYYIQGDNAYFRYLSRLPGVEVYRVEEFADAHPDLAREYLWRLVPPDLDKYTAVAALRGVGGYVVRVKAGAKVREPVLACLSIVRGGLQAPHNVVVVEEGAEAVVYTGCVIAPEAVGLHAAVSEFYVLRGAKLRFIMVHSWARAAHVRPRTGVLVEEGGEYVEYYANLQEVDSLQTSPRIVLKDGARAHATSVLLGLGRAKIDVGTTAVLEGDGAAAELTTRALAADSSSVVMRALVEAYKPSRGHVECSGLLLSDGARAVTVPQLAAYHRDAALTHEASIGRLAEEEINYLMAKGFTYEEAVSILVRGFVTTDIHRYLPEQARRYVENIEKLVAERAM
- a CDS encoding ATP-binding cassette domain-containing protein, producing MLVVEGLSVWVGGRELLRGVSFSAARGEAVYILGPNGVGKSSLLKALMGIPGYEAPEGRVLLDCEDLSRLRPHERAARGLALAFQTPPRLQGVRVGALLGNICRKWGCDVREVARAVEVEHLLEREVGRLSGGEGKRVELATVLARRPKAALVDEPDSGVDVDSLQVVARALRKLAEEAALVVVTHGAHIARHLPPDKVCVLYGGGLRRCGGRELAEEVLAHGFAGVA
- a CDS encoding PadR family transcriptional regulator, with translation MGPPPWAFISRKGLREVALWLLSDRPMNGAELIRAVEEVTWGFWRPSPGSVYPLLRQLEAEGLARRREDGRYELTEAGRRAAKLIPWARGPRLGGPRSVEEVVEELESWALYLADVAATEPERVAPHRERIRKIAEVLQKV
- a CDS encoding fumarylacetoacetate hydrolase family protein, producing the protein MRLLTFRRGEVRKVGLLRGGRVLDLPEAYKATFGTEEAPDFLYDMRRLIALGDPALDVVRRLEREAKGPLYQPAEVRWEPPVPNPEKILCVAVNYRAHGAETGLEPPDKPYFFPKFPNALVGHEGYVLKHRVVQKLDWEVELVVVMGRPGKYVDPERALDHVFGYTVGLDMSMRDWQNPDEKTARQYGKNWIWGKTMDTAAPVGPHIVTKDEVPDPNKLALRLWVNGQLEQEGNTSHLIFNVQQLIHWASQGITLRPGDLIFTGTPPGVGWAKGRYLKGGDVVEAEVESIGLLRVYIAEE
- the hemB gene encoding porphobilinogen synthase, with the translated sequence MRYPAARPRRLRTSKIVRDAVAETALDPGDFIYPIFVKEGPGPEAIPTMPGQHRWPVGEELVKHVEEALALGVNKFILFGVVPEEQKDPHGSRGYDPEGPVPKALRLLKETFGDKALLFADVCLCEYTDHGHCGVVETAGGRWHVDNDKTIKLYAKEALVYADAGADFVAPSGMMDGQVAEIRKALDAHGFHHVGIMAYSAKYASAFYGPFRTAAASAPKFGDRRTYQMDPRNAHEALKEVAMDLEEGADIVMVKPALAYLDVIRLVKQHYPWAPLAAYNVSGEYAMVKAAAAAGYIDEKVTTLEILTAIKRAGADLILTYHAPEAAKWLKDGTPF